Genomic DNA from Klebsiella variicola:
GCGTCTCTCCTGGCAGCGCCGTCGTCATCATATGATCACCGGGCGCATGGATTTCTGCATGGACGAGCGCGGGCTGAAGGTGTACGAGTACAATGCCGACTCCGCCTCCTGCCATACCGAAGGCGGGCTGATCCTTGAACAGTGGCTGAAGCAGGGCTACTACGGCACCGGCCACAATCCGGCGGAAGGTCTGCTCGATGAGCTGGCGGGGGCGTGGAAACACAGCCGGGCGCGGCCCTTCGTCCACATCATGCAGGACAAGGATCTGGAAGAGAATTACCACGCGAAATTTATCCAGCGTTCGCTGACCCAGGCCGGTTTTGAGAGCAAAATTCTCTTTGGCCTTGATGAGCTGCGCTGGGACGCTGCCGGCCAGCTGATTGACGCTGACGGGCGGCTGGTCAACTGCGTCTGGAAAACCTGGGCATGGGAAACCGCCATTGAGCAGGTGCGCGAAGTCAGCGCCGATGAGTACGCGGCGGTGCCGATTCGTACCGGACATCCGCAGAATGAGGTGCGGCTGATTGACGTCCTGCTGCGTCCTGAAGTATTGGTATTCGAACCCCTGTGGACGGTGATCCCGGGTAACAAAGCGATTCTGCCGGTGCTGTGGTCGCTGTTCCCGCATCATCGCTATCTGCTGGATACCGATTTTGTGGTTAACGACGAGCTGGCGAAAACCGGCTATGCCGTGAAGCCCATTTCCGGACGCTGCGGGAACAATATCGATTTGATCGGTCCTCAGGATGAGGTTCTGGATAAGACCAGCGGCCAGTTTGTCGATCGCAAGAATATCTACCAGCAGCTGTGGTGCCTGCCGAAAGTGGACGGTAAGTACATTCAGGTGTGCACATTTACCGTCGGCGGTAACTACGGCGGTACCTGCCTGCGCGGCGATTCGTCGCTGGTGGTGAAAAAAGAGAGCGATATCGAGCCGTTAATCGTTTTGAAAGACAAAGCATGACGTGCGAAACCCGGGTAGCGGCATACCCCTGTCCGGGTGACAACGTACAGAAAAGGATAGCCCCGGCATGGTCAGCGCCGCCGGGGAACACCTGCAACGAAGCGAAGATAATTAACACAACAACAAGACAGAAAAGGAAAATAGTATGCACGATCGGCGTCTCGCCGCCCGCGCGGGTGAACTCAAGCCCTCCGCCGTCCGCGAACTTCTCAAGCACAGTAAACTGCCCGGCGTGATCTCGCTTGGCGGCGGCATTCCGGCCCCGGAATTGTTTGATACCGAAGGCCTGGAGCTGGCGGTGCAGAAGGTGATGAGCGAACGTTTTCATGACGCATTCCAGTACGGTCTGACGGAGGGCTACCCGCC
This window encodes:
- the gss gene encoding bifunctional glutathionylspermidine amidase/synthase — encoded protein: MSKGSTSSDAPFGTLLGYAPGGVAIYSSNYSSLNPQDYPDDATFRSYIGSEYMGHKWQCVEFARRFLFLTYGFVFTDVGMAYEIFSLRFLREVVNDNILPLQAFANGSRRPPIAGSLLIWQKGGEFKHTGHVAVITQLVGNKVRIAEQNVIHSPLPQGQQWTRELTLEVNAGRYTIKDTFTDTEILGWMIQTADTEHSLPQPVLPGEAMAIKGARLPNNGQFRGKWLNEKDPLQKAYVAANGHFINQDPYQYFTISESAEQELIKATNELHLMYLHATDKVMKDDNLLALFDIPKILWPRLRLSWQRRRHHMITGRMDFCMDERGLKVYEYNADSASCHTEGGLILEQWLKQGYYGTGHNPAEGLLDELAGAWKHSRARPFVHIMQDKDLEENYHAKFIQRSLTQAGFESKILFGLDELRWDAAGQLIDADGRLVNCVWKTWAWETAIEQVREVSADEYAAVPIRTGHPQNEVRLIDVLLRPEVLVFEPLWTVIPGNKAILPVLWSLFPHHRYLLDTDFVVNDELAKTGYAVKPISGRCGNNIDLIGPQDEVLDKTSGQFVDRKNIYQQLWCLPKVDGKYIQVCTFTVGGNYGGTCLRGDSSLVVKKESDIEPLIVLKDKA